Part of the Candidatus Coatesbacteria bacterium genome is shown below.
GGAGTCCGGCGAGGTCACCCCGCTGGGCTCGAACAGCCCCCGCGTCGTCGATGTGCGGATCATCACCGCCACCAACCGCGACCTGCGCCGGCTGATGGAGAGCGGCGCCTTCCGCGAGGACCTGTTCTACCGCCTGCGGGTGCTACCGGTGCGGTTGCCGGCATTGCGGGAGCGGCGCAGCGACATCCCCGAGCTGATCGAGCACTTCCGCCGGCGGCTGGCCGCCCGCACCGGCCGGGCCGTCGAGGGCCTGACCGATGAGGCCTTCGCCTTGCTCTACGATTACGTCTACCCGGGCAACGTCCGCGAGCTGCGCAACATCCTCGAGCGAGCCTTCGCCCTCTGCCACGGCCCGCGCATCGGCGTCCGCCACCTGCCCGAGGAACTGCTGACCGATCGGGAAGCGCAGGTTGAAACGACGGACGACGTACCGCCGATCAGCGAGCGGAGCGATCAGCGCCAGAGGCTGCTGGCGGCGTTGCGCGAACACCGCTGGAACCGCCAACGTACCGCCGAGGCCCTCGACATCAGCCGGACGACGCTCTGGCGCTGGATGAAACAGCACGGCTTGCTCGAATAGGTAGCTCTTTTTTTATCTCGACAAACGGACCCGCGCGGGTCCGTTTGTCGTTGCGCAACTTGTTTGAGCCTCGACAGTCAGCTGCGCGGAGTCCTCTGGAGGGGGGTCTCGGGCTTGTCGGGCAGACGGCGAAAGAGGAAATAGATGCTGGCCGCCGTCGCCAGGTAGAAGACGATGGTTACGATGAAGGGGTAGGAGTAGCCCCAGTTCTCCATGATACCCCCGGCCAGGGGGGTTACCAGAGCCCAGGAGAGGTTCCAGCAGGCGCGGGTGATGGCCACGGAGGTGGCCCGCACCTCCCGGGGCAGGTGGTCCATGGCGAAGGCCGTCAACTGGGGGTGGCTCATGTTCATCAGCGAAGCGCGCAGGGCGTAGGCGGCGAAGGCCAGCGGCAGCCAGCGGAAGAAACCCAGGTAGACCAGGAAGGGGATGCTGAGCAACTGGCAGAGGACGACGGCGCGGATCCGTCCCACCCGGGCCGACAGAACCGGTGCCAGCAGGCCGCCGAGAACCATCACGGCGTTGGTGGCGGTGAACAGGATGCCGATGGCGGCCTCGCCGAGACCGTAGACGTTCTTGAAGTACAGGTTGAAGAAGGGGATGACCATCCCGGCGCCGCAGCCGATCAGCAGCTCGACGAGGCCAAAGCGCAGGACCAGCCGACGGACCTCGGGCCGCCACAGGATCTTCAGCGAGCGGCGGAAATCACGCCGGGCGGTCTCCCGCACCGGAGCCGGCGACTTCCACAATAACAGGGGGATCAGGCCCGCCAGGGACAGACCCGCGCCGCACAACAACGTATAGCGCAGCGCTTCGAGGTGGTTGACCGCCAGGCCCGTGGAGTCGAACAGCCCGGGCAGCATCCCGCCGACCAGGCTGCCGCCCATCGAGCCGGCCAGGGTGACGATGAAACCGCCGGAGAACAGATGGTTGCGCTCCCGCCGGCTCGAATTCTCCCGCAAGGCCGGCTGGAGGGAGATCAGGTAGAAGCTGACGAAGACACCGCCCAGAAAGGCGAAGAGCCACATCCAGATCGGCGTGGTCAACAGGGCCCGGCCGGTGAAGGCCGCCGCCGCCAGGGACACCCCGCCCAGCATCACCCTGCGCCGTCCCAGGATGTCCGAGAGCACCCCGGCGGGCAGGGCGCCCAGGGCCATCCCCAGGGCCCGGGCCGAGAGGATCTCCCCCGCCACGCCCTCGGCGTAACCCAGCTCCTTGAGGAACAGGTTGAAGATGATGCGGAACATCCCCATCCCGATACTGGCGAAGAATACCCCGGCCAGAATCTTCTTGGCCTCCGGGGTGAATTCGCGCCAGGGTTCGAGCTGGCTCTTGAGGTCGCGCCTGGTCACTGTCTCCTTCGCACCGGTTAACGTACGCCACTCAAGCGACGGCGTCCAGCATAGCAGACCAGTTCCCCGTGGGCAAACAGAGTCCGAGCCCGC
Proteins encoded:
- a CDS encoding MFS transporter, encoding MTRRDLKSQLEPWREFTPEAKKILAGVFFASIGMGMFRIIFNLFLKELGYAEGVAGEILSARALGMALGALPAGVLSDILGRRRVMLGGVSLAAAAFTGRALLTTPIWMWLFAFLGGVFVSFYLISLQPALRENSSRRERNHLFSGGFIVTLAGSMGGSLVGGMLPGLFDSTGLAVNHLEALRYTLLCGAGLSLAGLIPLLLWKSPAPVRETARRDFRRSLKILWRPEVRRLVLRFGLVELLIGCGAGMVIPFFNLYFKNVYGLGEAAIGILFTATNAVMVLGGLLAPVLSARVGRIRAVVLCQLLSIPFLVYLGFFRWLPLAFAAYALRASLMNMSHPQLTAFAMDHLPREVRATSVAITRACWNLSWALVTPLAGGIMENWGYSYPFIVTIVFYLATAASIYFLFRRLPDKPETPLQRTPRS